TAAGCCAAGCACACAGGTGAACACCATTTTCCATAAGTGAGAGTGAAGTGAAAGAGGGGATTTTTAGTTATTGCACAGAAAGACTGTAGTCATATTGTAGCAGCCCATAGTTGACACAGAGGTATGGGAGTTCCCATTCCCATTCCCATAACTTGGATATTTCCCACTTCTGTTCCTTGCATCGCACATGGAGAGATGCAAGCCCATTCCTGGAAGAAGGCACATGCTGTCAGTGATGGGGCAACAGTGGACCAGAGGGGTATAAATAGCAGCACGTCTTCCACACTCCAGCATCCACCAGAGGAGCAACTCAAAAGAGCTGACAAGAGTCACCAACAGATCTGAAGAAATCTCATCAATTGAACAACTTAAACCACTCAAACCCTCTGAAGATGAAGACATTCAGTGTTGCAGTTGCAGTGGCCGTCGTGCTCGCCATCATTTGCATTCAGGAGAGTTCTGCCTTCACATTCACTGGGGTAAGATCATGACCTAAACCATTTCTTTTGCTTATTGCCTATCAGAGTTTTGTCAGAATGCTAAGACATTGTTCCTAAATGTCCAAAATTCATTAACAGGTACAAGAGCTGGAGGAGCTAATGAGCAATGACAATCCAGTTGCTGAACATGAAGAGACAGCAGTGGATTCATGGATGGTACGTTCAGTTAACTGAATGAATTAGGCCAAATACCATTAGCCAACTCTATTGTAAGTGGATGCATTTCTACTGCCCACATAACGGGTCAAGTTCAGCcaagtacattttatttacataacaCCAAAGCATAACAGAAGTTATCGCAACTTCATCTAGAGCAGGTCTGGACCATGCTCTTTATAATATAAAAGGAGAGAGGATAAACAGCATGACTGATAATGTTGGAGATGAACACCTTCTCATGTCTTGTCTGTCACACAGATGCCATATAACTTCAGACAGAAGCGTCAGAGCGGCCCTGCTGCAAAAAAGTGCCGTTTGTGCTGTAACTGTTGCCCAGGGATGAGAGGCTGCGGTGTTTGCTGCAAATTCTGAGAATTATCTGATGATGTTAGTGGATTTGGTCAAGTTCATGTATGCTCAGTGATCTGATATGTCAACACTACAGTGTATCATCACAATAAAGTTATATTTTATCAATGTATAATGTGTGAAAGTGTTGCTTTAACAGTCAATATGCACAGTTGACAGTTCATGAGAGCATAAACACAAGGTATCTTATAGTCtataaaaaacatctgatgcACTTTATGTGCACAGTCCCGATCTACACTTTTATATCATGTATGTCACCTGTTTCTCGCTCCATTTCCAGTGTCTCTCgtcatcttctctctgctctcctacTGTTTTCTCAAATGTCTGCCCACTGTCTGgtgctggaaaaaacagaaacagcattaCATTAGGTATTGTTATAATAGACTTAAGCAGAGGATCTCAGGCGTTGGTTTGGTTACAGCTTCTCTTGGTTCACTGGATTTGGAAAGGAGACTGGCATTAGCACACTCTATAAAGAGCAGCAAGATCTTCAAGCCGCACTAAACTCACGATCACTGACTTATGAAGGTAGTACAAAAAAAGTATGTATTTGCAAAGAACTTTGTTCAGTTTTGCTTGTCTGTGCATATTTTTCTTAATACAtattaacaaaaatatgtttctttattacTTCATACTAGAACAATGAATAACATCAGCTATGACAAACATTTAGCCGCTAAACAGTCTCCACTGTCTTTTTCAATTTTCTTCTCAATTTTGAAAAAACTGTTGTGCAGTCACAAATTCACAGTTCATTCATCAGTTTTATCAATGCAAATCACCTTGGGAGTTTTACTTGAGCTGTAGCAGGGGCTATAAATGTAGCACTTAGCTTAGCTTCTAGGCCACAATTAAACCAACAGAAGTCAGCAGCTAAACAGCTCCTTACTactaactacagtatattcactccAAGTCACACACACTACACCCTGGCGGGTCTTGTTCTATGACATTCCCTGaagtaaaataacaataaccCAAGTAAAATAACC
The window above is part of the Lates calcarifer isolate ASB-BC8 linkage group LG15, TLL_Latcal_v3, whole genome shotgun sequence genome. Proteins encoded here:
- the LOC108887813 gene encoding hepcidin-like isoform X5, whose translation is MKTFSVAVAVAVVLAIICIQESSAFTFTGVQELEELMSNDNPVAEHEETAVDSWMMPYNFRQKRQSGPAAKKCRLCCNCCPGMRGCGVCCKF
- the LOC108887813 gene encoding hepcidin-like isoform X7 — its product is MKTFSVAVAVAVVLAIICIQESSAFTFTGVQELEELMSNDNPVAEHEETAVDSWMMPYNFRQKRQSGPAAKKCRLCCNCCPGMRGCGVCCKF